From a single Capsicum annuum cultivar UCD-10X-F1 chromosome 12, UCD10Xv1.1, whole genome shotgun sequence genomic region:
- the LOC107848790 gene encoding F-box protein At3g07870-like, with protein sequence MGYLAFVHGAFHWVDSLLNQSVVTFSISDEVYREIPLPEGLDLVFDLMHSKQGVSVLGGMLCVYSTRIHHREYTFKLWVMNEYGVKESWNQLFTIQSTDLYSITPKYMFSDGEVLLRCSQLRRSGSVFKTSNESSGVWPRSDSECIQDGFFYTESLISPKLLTWY encoded by the coding sequence ATGGGCTATCTGGCGTTTGTACATGGAGCGTTTCATTGGGTTGATTCGTTACTGAATCAGTCTGTCGTTACGTTTAGTATTTCAGATGAGGTGTATCGAGAGATTCCGTTGCCAGAGGGACTGGATTTGGTTTTTGATCTAATGCATAGCAAACAAGGTGTTTCAGTATTGGGAGGCATGCTTTGTGTTTATTCTACGCGTATTCATCACCGGGAGTACACGTTTAAGTTATGGGTAATGAACGAGTATGGTGTCAAGGAATCATGGAATCAGTTGTTTACTATACAAAGTACCGATCTTTATTCAATCACCCCGAAATACATGTTTTCAGATGGTGAAGTGTTACTCCGTTGCAGCCAGTTGAGACGTAGTGGTTCTGTATTTAAGACATCCAATGAATCATCTGGCGTATGGCCTCGATCTGATTCGGAATGTATTCAGGATGGTTTCTTTTATACAGAAAGCTTGATCTCTCCGAAGTTGCTTACTTGGTATTGA
- the LOC107850263 gene encoding uncharacterized protein LOC107850263: MLISSIIKPERAKVSNFEWNSHLAESRRFKAWFLDQFGVLHDGKQPYPGAISALEKLATYGAKMVIFSNSSRRASITMEKLRSLGFDPSLFTGVITSGELTHQYLQRRDDAWFSSLGRSCIHMTWSDRGAISLKGLGLQVVENVEEADFILAHGTKVLGLSTGAALPMNLDILHQCAAKKIPMVVANPYFVTVEARALRVMPGTLAATYEKLGGEVKWMGKPDKIIYKSSMEMAAVDASDCIAVGDSLHHDIKGANAAEIASPFITGGIHATELGLTKFGEVADDDSVHALASKNNAYPTYVLPLFTW, translated from the coding sequence ATGCTTATCAGTTCAATCATCAAGCCCGAACGAGCTAAAGTTTCAAACTTTGAGTGGAATTCACATCTAGCTGAAAGTCGTCGATTCAAGGCATGGTTTCTAGATCAGTTTGGCGTGCTTCATGATGGGAAACAACCTTATCCTGGTGCCATTTCGGCCTTGGAAAAGTTGGCAACTTATGGTGCGAAGATGGTAATCTTTAGTAATTCTTCAAGAAGAGCATCGATAACAATGGAAAAATTGAGAAGCCTTGGATTTGATCCATCACTCTTTACTGGTGTCATCACGAGTGGGGAATTAACGCATCAGTATCTTCAAAGGAGAGACGACGCTTGGTTTTCCTCTCTAGGAAGATCGTGTATTCACATGACGTGGAGTGACCGGGGTGCTATATCTCTCAAGGGGCTCGGACTACAAGTTGTGGAAAATGTTGAGGAAGCTGATTTTATTTTGGCCCACGGAACTAAAGTGTTGGGGCTTTCAACTGGTGCTGCACTTCCGATGAATCTTGATATACTACATCAGTGTGCTGCTAAGAAAATCCCGATGGTAGTAGCAAATCCTTATTTTGTAACTGTTGAAGCTCGGGCTCTGCGTGTTATGCCTGGAACACTAGCAGCTACGTATGAAAAACTTGGCGGTGAAGTAAAATGGATGGGCAAACCTGATAAGATAATATACAAGTCCTCTATGGAAATGGCTGCTGTCGATGCCTCAGACTGTATTGCCGTAGGAGACTCCCTCCACCACGATATCAAAGGTGCAAATGCAGCTGAAATTGCGTCACCATTTATCACAGGCGGAATACACGCTACTGAACTTGGACTTACCAAATTTGGGGAGGTCGCGGATGATGATTCGGTACATGCTCTTGCCTCAAAAAACAATGCATATCCTACATATGTGCTCCCTTTATTTACATGGTGA
- the LOC107848760 gene encoding DAR GTPase 2, mitochondrial, giving the protein MVACLSIAIPIWIHNGYQFWYSRAENAGRAGNHLTLGMKEDFIVNKVRRMLYEAVSSFNGNLEDEETLSRLIKAEFAVLHDAFNLPPESDDCVRKVASKLLNLYRTGRLGHYTLDLAPSYKRDNLC; this is encoded by the exons ATGGTAGCGTGCCTATCTATTGCAATTCCTATATGGATTCATAATGGTTACCAGTTTTGGTATTCAAGAGCTGAGAATGCGGGCCGTGCAGGAAACCATCTTACACTAGGGATGAAAGAG GATTTCATTGTGAATAAAGTCCGAAGAATGCTCTACGAAGCAGTTTCATCTTTCAATGGCAATCTAGAGGATGAGGAAACTCTGTCGCGGCTCATCAAAGCAGAGTTTGCTGTTCTTCACGATGCTTTTAATTTACCTCCTGAGTCGGATGATTGTGTTCGTAAAGTTGCTTCTAAGTTGCTCAATCTGTATCGTACTGGAAGACTTGGCCATTATACTCTAGACCTTGCTCCAAGTTATAAGCGCGACAATCTTTgttga